The following proteins are encoded in a genomic region of Protaetiibacter sp. SSC-01:
- a CDS encoding WYL domain-containing protein, with product MRFDSEEIALLGLAAMAWREGSLNAESRRALVKLRALGISADEPVLGYAPRLRLRDAAFEPLTQAIDRHQVVRFDYLKPGEERARTREVIPLALVQYDGRWHLSAEELATGEGKTFLLRRIVGKVTVGKAAPPRLGDHTARSLAELEAVWERGIADIEVRAGSDAALRLAHRRGTEEVAPGILRVHYVDLAILADELAGFGPEVLVVSPPALREAVIERLERTVADHG from the coding sequence GTGCGCTTCGACTCGGAGGAGATCGCGCTGCTCGGCCTCGCCGCGATGGCGTGGCGCGAGGGTTCGCTCAACGCCGAGTCGCGTCGCGCCCTCGTGAAACTACGCGCGCTCGGCATCTCGGCCGACGAGCCCGTGCTCGGCTACGCGCCGCGCCTGCGGCTGCGCGACGCCGCGTTCGAGCCGCTCACGCAGGCGATCGACCGCCACCAGGTCGTGCGCTTCGACTACCTCAAGCCGGGGGAGGAGCGCGCCCGCACGCGCGAGGTCATCCCGCTCGCGCTCGTGCAGTACGACGGGCGCTGGCATCTCTCGGCCGAGGAGCTCGCGACGGGCGAGGGCAAGACGTTCCTGCTCCGGCGCATCGTCGGCAAGGTGACCGTGGGCAAGGCCGCACCGCCGCGTCTCGGCGACCACACCGCCCGCTCGCTCGCCGAGCTCGAGGCCGTGTGGGAGCGCGGCATCGCCGACATCGAGGTGCGCGCCGGATCGGATGCGGCCCTGCGCCTCGCGCACCGGCGCGGCACCGAGGAGGTCGCCCCCGGCATCCTTCGCGTGCACTACGTCGACCTCGCGATCCTCGCCGACGAGCTCGCGGGCTTCGGCCCCGAGGTTCTCGTCGTCTCGCCGCCCGCGCTGCGCGAGGCCGTGATCGAGCGCCTGGAGAGGACGGTGGCCGACCATGGCTGA
- a CDS encoding tRNA (adenine-N1)-methyltransferase has translation MSLFAAGDRVQLTGPKNRLHTITLESGKQFHTHRGTLEHDALIGLPDGSVVEASNGDAYLALRPLLSDFVMSMPRGAAIVYPKDAAQILAIADIFPGATVVEAGVGSGALSLWLLRAIGAEGRLLSFERREEFAEVARANVTAFTGETPANWSIGIGDLAEELPAAAEPGTVDRVVLDMLAPWECLDSVSDALAPGGVLICYVATATQLSRVAEAIRATGLYTEPSSTETLVRGWHVEGLAVRPDHRMVAHTAFLISARRLAPGAVLPKPARRASKSDYDDEDVELWTPGALGVRDKTDKRIRRVVRDAQQLAERTARRTEPGASGAAATEQ, from the coding sequence ATGAGCCTCTTCGCCGCCGGCGACCGCGTGCAGCTCACGGGGCCCAAGAACCGTCTGCACACGATCACCCTCGAGTCCGGCAAGCAGTTCCACACCCACCGCGGCACGCTCGAGCACGACGCGCTCATCGGCCTGCCGGACGGCTCGGTCGTCGAGGCGTCGAACGGCGACGCCTACCTCGCGCTGCGGCCGCTGCTCTCCGACTTCGTCATGTCGATGCCGCGCGGTGCCGCGATCGTCTACCCGAAGGATGCCGCCCAGATCCTCGCGATCGCCGACATCTTCCCGGGCGCGACCGTCGTCGAGGCGGGCGTCGGCTCGGGCGCCCTCTCGCTCTGGCTCCTGCGCGCGATCGGCGCGGAGGGCCGGCTGCTGTCGTTCGAGCGCCGCGAGGAGTTCGCCGAGGTCGCCCGCGCCAACGTGACGGCGTTCACGGGGGAGACCCCCGCCAACTGGTCGATCGGCATCGGCGACCTCGCCGAGGAGCTCCCGGCCGCCGCCGAGCCCGGCACCGTCGACCGCGTCGTGCTCGACATGCTCGCGCCGTGGGAGTGCCTCGACTCCGTCTCGGACGCCCTCGCGCCCGGCGGCGTGCTCATCTGCTACGTCGCGACGGCGACCCAGCTCTCGCGCGTCGCGGAGGCCATCCGCGCGACGGGCCTCTACACCGAGCCGAGCTCGACCGAGACGCTCGTGCGCGGGTGGCACGTCGAGGGTCTCGCCGTCCGCCCCGACCACCGCATGGTCGCGCACACGGCGTTCCTCATCTCGGCGCGCCGTCTCGCCCCGGGCGCCGTGCTCCCGAAGCCGGCCCGTCGCGCCTCGAAGTCCGACTACGACGACGAGGACGTCGAGCTGTGGACGCCGGGCGCCCTCGGCGTGCGCGACAAGACCGACAAGCGCATCCGCCGCGTCGTCCGCGACGCCCAGCAGCTCGCCGAACGCACCGCGCGACGCACCGAGCCGGGCGCGTCGGGTGCGGCCGCGACGGAACAGTAG
- a CDS encoding HAD family phosphatase → MDGTLVDTEPYWLLAETELITEWGGTWTHDDGMELVGQGLWSSALIIQSRGVGLEPQQIIDTLTDRVLTQIAEHVPWRPGARELLAEVRAAGIRTVLVTMSIRRMADTIVAALERELGGRAFEEVVAGDEVERPKPYPDAYLRAAELLGAPIVDCIAIEDSEPGVAAAVASGATTFAVPFHVPIPPSPAYELLADGLADVRAADLLAGHAARHAARTTPETAR, encoded by the coding sequence ATGGACGGCACACTCGTCGACACGGAGCCCTACTGGCTCCTTGCCGAGACCGAGCTCATCACCGAGTGGGGCGGCACCTGGACGCATGACGACGGCATGGAGCTCGTCGGGCAGGGACTGTGGAGCTCGGCGCTCATCATCCAGTCGCGCGGCGTCGGCCTCGAGCCGCAGCAGATCATCGACACCCTCACCGACCGCGTGCTGACCCAGATCGCGGAGCACGTGCCGTGGCGCCCGGGGGCGCGCGAGCTGCTCGCGGAGGTGCGCGCAGCCGGCATCCGCACGGTCCTCGTGACGATGTCGATCCGCCGGATGGCCGACACGATCGTCGCGGCGCTCGAGCGCGAGCTCGGGGGACGGGCCTTCGAGGAGGTCGTCGCAGGCGACGAGGTCGAGCGTCCGAAGCCGTACCCGGACGCCTACCTGCGCGCCGCCGAGCTGCTCGGCGCCCCCATCGTGGACTGCATCGCGATCGAGGACTCCGAGCCGGGTGTCGCCGCCGCCGTCGCGTCGGGTGCCACGACGTTCGCCGTGCCGTTCCACGTGCCGATCCCGCCGAGCCCCGCCTACGAGCTCCTCGCCGACGGCCTCGCGGATGTGCGCGCCGCCGACCTCCTGGCGGGCCACGCGGCCCGTCACGCCGCCCGTACGACGCCGGAGACAGCCCGATGA
- a CDS encoding PAC2 family protein, which yields MQAEDDWGHGGSTLVVAFEGWNDAGEAASTAVRSLREQLGLIPLIELEPEDYFDYQFNRPVTTFDEKGERVIAWPSVVLSGPVDRGEGVHVLLGTEPSRGWKTFAEEVLDAIAVAGIERVVFLGAMLADVPHTRPIAVFASSENASVRERFGLERSSYEGPVGIISVLSDAAERAGIPTVSIWASVPHYVHNAPSPKATLALVERLEDFLDVPMERGTLVEDAEAWERGIDELASDDDDMTAYIEQLEQARDTVDSPEASGEAIAEEFERYLRKRDGGEQPPTP from the coding sequence GTGCAGGCAGAGGACGACTGGGGTCACGGCGGCTCGACGCTCGTCGTCGCCTTCGAGGGCTGGAACGACGCGGGTGAGGCGGCCTCGACGGCCGTCCGGTCCCTGCGCGAGCAGCTCGGCCTCATCCCCCTCATCGAGCTCGAGCCCGAGGACTACTTCGACTACCAGTTCAACCGCCCCGTGACGACCTTCGACGAGAAGGGCGAGCGGGTCATCGCGTGGCCGAGCGTCGTGCTCTCGGGGCCCGTCGACCGCGGCGAGGGCGTGCACGTGCTTCTCGGCACCGAGCCCTCGCGCGGATGGAAGACGTTCGCCGAGGAGGTGCTCGACGCGATCGCCGTCGCGGGCATCGAGCGCGTCGTGTTCCTCGGCGCGATGCTCGCCGACGTGCCCCACACGCGGCCGATCGCCGTCTTCGCGTCGAGCGAGAACGCATCCGTGAGGGAGCGCTTCGGCCTCGAGCGCTCGAGCTACGAGGGCCCCGTCGGCATCATCTCGGTGCTCTCGGATGCCGCGGAGCGCGCCGGGATACCGACCGTGTCGATCTGGGCGTCTGTGCCGCACTACGTGCACAACGCCCCGTCGCCCAAGGCGACCCTCGCGCTCGTCGAGCGCCTCGAGGACTTCCTCGACGTGCCGATGGAGCGCGGCACTCTCGTGGAGGACGCCGAGGCGTGGGAGCGCGGCATCGACGAGCTCGCGAGCGACGACGACGACATGACCGCGTACATCGAGCAGCTCGAGCAGGCCCGCGACACCGTCGACTCCCCCGAGGCGTCCGGCGAAGCGATCGCCGAGGAGTTCGAGCGCTACCTGCGCAAGCGCGACGGCGGCGAGCAGCCGCCGACTCCGTAG
- a CDS encoding undecaprenyl-diphosphate phosphatase: MDFLEAILLGLIQGLTEFLPISSSAHLRVFGDLVGWGDPGATFTAITQLGTETAVLIYFWKDITRIIGKWFRSLAPGGGGKRSAGIQKGDPDVRLGWLVIIGTVPIVLVGFFLQDTIRTALRSLWIVAIVLIAFGILLWLADILGRRIKPIEQMSYRDGILIGFAQMLALIPGVSRSGASISAGLALGYTRPAAARFAFLLAVPAVFGSGLYETYTAFTCEPGVDAGCGAGYGLGPTIAATVVAFVVGYAVIAFLMRYLETRSFLPFVIYRILLGGALIALLSTGVLQP; the protein is encoded by the coding sequence GTGGACTTCCTCGAAGCGATCCTCCTCGGCCTCATCCAGGGACTCACCGAGTTCCTGCCGATCTCGTCGAGCGCGCACCTGCGCGTGTTCGGCGACCTCGTCGGCTGGGGCGACCCGGGCGCGACCTTCACGGCCATCACGCAGCTCGGCACCGAGACCGCGGTGCTCATCTACTTCTGGAAGGACATCACTCGCATCATCGGGAAGTGGTTCCGCTCGCTCGCGCCGGGAGGCGGCGGCAAGCGCTCGGCGGGCATCCAGAAGGGCGATCCGGATGTGCGGCTCGGCTGGCTCGTCATCATCGGCACCGTGCCGATCGTGCTCGTCGGCTTCTTCCTGCAGGACACCATCCGCACGGCGCTCCGCTCGCTGTGGATCGTCGCGATCGTGCTCATCGCGTTCGGCATCCTGCTGTGGCTCGCCGACATCCTGGGCCGCCGCATCAAGCCGATCGAGCAGATGAGCTACCGCGACGGCATCCTCATCGGCTTCGCGCAGATGCTCGCCCTCATCCCCGGCGTGAGCCGCTCGGGCGCCTCGATCAGCGCGGGACTCGCGCTCGGCTACACGCGCCCCGCGGCCGCGCGCTTCGCGTTCCTGCTCGCGGTGCCGGCGGTCTTCGGCTCGGGCCTCTACGAGACCTACACGGCGTTCACGTGCGAGCCGGGCGTGGACGCCGGATGCGGCGCGGGCTACGGCCTCGGCCCCACGATCGCCGCGACGGTCGTCGCGTTCGTCGTCGGGTACGCCGTCATCGCGTTCCTCATGCGCTACCTCGAGACGCGCTCGTTCCTGCCGTTCGTGATCTACCGCATCCTGCTCGGCGGCGCGCTCATCGCGCTGCTGTCGACGGGCGTGCTCCAGCCGTAG
- a CDS encoding M20/M25/M40 family metallo-hydrolase, with the protein MDGALEDTARIARDLIRFDTTNWGGGRSKGETEAAEYVEAELRALGLEPRLYDAAPRRTSVVARVEGTDPTRPGLVVHGHLDVVPADPANWSVDPFAGEIRDGMLWGRGAVDMKDMDAMILTSLGDILRSGRRPARDLVVVFFADEENGGVYGSHHLVTEHPEVFRGATEAISEVGGYSVDLGGQRAYLLQTGEKALLWVRLVARGVAAHGSRVIRDNAITKLSEAVARIGRHEWPVQLGMTASAMLDGVRRILAASPDEDPAELIERTGLAAGFLRGTVRTTSNPTVLQAGYKHNVIPDRAEALVDVRPFAGQEDAVLAELRELAGPDVEVEIVHHDVGLETPFSGELVGKMVGALTRHDPEAEVLPYLLSGGTDNKALSELGITGYGFAPLRLGPGLDFPAMFHGVDERVPLDALAFGRAVLTDLLLEA; encoded by the coding sequence ATGGACGGCGCACTCGAGGACACCGCCCGCATCGCCCGCGACCTCATCCGGTTCGACACGACGAACTGGGGCGGGGGCCGCTCGAAGGGCGAGACGGAGGCGGCCGAGTACGTCGAGGCCGAACTCCGCGCCCTCGGGCTCGAACCCCGCCTCTACGACGCCGCGCCGCGCCGCACGAGCGTCGTCGCGCGCGTCGAGGGCACCGACCCCACGCGCCCCGGGCTCGTCGTGCACGGGCACCTCGACGTCGTTCCGGCCGACCCCGCCAACTGGAGCGTCGACCCCTTCGCGGGCGAGATCCGGGACGGGATGCTGTGGGGCCGCGGCGCCGTGGACATGAAGGACATGGACGCCATGATCCTCACGAGCCTCGGCGACATCCTGCGCTCCGGCCGCCGCCCGGCCCGCGATCTCGTCGTCGTGTTCTTCGCCGACGAGGAGAACGGGGGCGTGTACGGCTCGCATCACCTCGTGACCGAGCACCCCGAGGTCTTCCGGGGCGCGACGGAGGCCATCAGCGAGGTCGGCGGCTACTCGGTCGACCTGGGCGGGCAGCGCGCCTACCTGCTCCAGACGGGGGAGAAGGCGCTGTTGTGGGTGCGTCTCGTCGCCCGCGGCGTCGCCGCCCACGGTTCGCGCGTCATCCGCGACAACGCCATCACGAAGCTCTCGGAGGCCGTCGCGCGCATCGGGCGCCACGAGTGGCCCGTGCAGCTCGGCATGACCGCGAGCGCGATGCTCGACGGCGTGCGCCGCATCCTCGCCGCGAGCCCCGACGAGGACCCCGCCGAGCTCATCGAGCGCACGGGCCTCGCCGCCGGATTCCTGCGCGGCACGGTGCGCACGACGTCGAACCCGACCGTGCTGCAGGCCGGCTACAAGCACAACGTCATCCCCGACCGCGCGGAGGCGCTCGTCGACGTGCGGCCCTTCGCAGGGCAGGAGGATGCCGTGCTCGCCGAGCTGCGCGAGCTCGCGGGCCCCGACGTCGAGGTCGAGATCGTGCACCACGACGTGGGTCTCGAGACCCCGTTCTCGGGCGAGCTCGTCGGCAAGATGGTCGGCGCCCTCACGCGCCACGACCCCGAGGCCGAGGTGCTGCCGTACCTGCTCTCGGGCGGCACCGACAACAAGGCGCTCAGCGAGCTCGGCATCACGGGCTACGGGTTCGCACCCCTGCGCCTCGGCCCGGGCCTCGACTTCCCGGCCATGTTCCACGGCGTCGACGAGCGCGTGCCGCTCGACGCGCTCGCCTTCGGGCGCGCCGTGCTGACCGATCTGCTCCTCGAGGCCTGA
- a CDS encoding cold shock and DUF1294 domain-containing protein, producing the protein MKPGPVRMSGVLTTWNDERGFGFVAPAVGGPDVFVHISAFGPDDPRPARGDEIGYELEYSPEGKPRAGRASVLALVGDRPSPEPPPLAKLVPTRRASRLGYLAIVGFVGIAFVVALIRPIPFWVWVLYLGMSFATFVAYALDKRAAASEGWRLSEGSLLALGLACGWPGAIVAQQVVRHKTVKMSFQVVFWITVVVNVVAFVVFSWVATLATPDAAPALPLLP; encoded by the coding sequence ATGAAACCCGGCCCGGTGCGGATGAGCGGCGTGCTGACGACCTGGAACGACGAGCGCGGATTCGGCTTCGTCGCCCCGGCCGTCGGCGGGCCCGACGTGTTCGTGCACATCTCCGCCTTCGGACCGGACGACCCGCGCCCCGCGCGCGGCGACGAGATCGGCTACGAGCTCGAGTACTCGCCGGAGGGCAAGCCGCGGGCCGGTCGCGCATCCGTGCTGGCGCTCGTCGGCGATCGCCCCTCCCCCGAGCCCCCGCCGCTCGCGAAGCTCGTGCCCACGAGACGCGCGAGCCGCCTCGGCTACCTCGCGATCGTCGGATTCGTCGGCATCGCGTTCGTCGTCGCGCTGATCCGCCCCATCCCGTTCTGGGTGTGGGTGCTCTACCTCGGCATGTCGTTCGCGACCTTCGTCGCGTACGCCCTCGACAAGCGGGCCGCGGCATCCGAGGGGTGGCGGCTGAGCGAGGGCTCGCTGCTCGCCCTCGGCCTCGCGTGCGGGTGGCCGGGCGCGATCGTGGCGCAGCAGGTCGTGCGGCACAAGACGGTCAAGATGAGCTTCCAGGTCGTGTTCTGGATCACGGTCGTCGTCAACGTCGTCGCGTTCGTCGTGTTCAGCTGGGTCGCGACGCTCGCGACCCCGGATGCGGCTCCCGCGCTCCCGCTGCTCCCCTAG
- a CDS encoding DUF1905 domain-containing protein: protein MRFRFTSELRRWEARVHDDWYFVDLPPEQAAEVKEWADALPRAGFGAVKVMARVGGTSWSTSIFPTASGVYSLVIGARVRKAEGIEPGDVVEAEVELA from the coding sequence ATGCGGTTCCGATTCACCTCCGAGCTGCGGCGCTGGGAGGCGCGCGTGCACGACGACTGGTACTTCGTCGACCTGCCGCCCGAGCAGGCGGCCGAGGTGAAGGAGTGGGCCGACGCGCTCCCCCGCGCGGGCTTCGGGGCGGTCAAGGTCATGGCGCGCGTGGGCGGCACGAGCTGGTCGACCTCGATCTTCCCCACGGCGTCCGGCGTCTACAGCCTCGTGATCGGCGCGCGCGTGCGGAAGGCGGAGGGCATCGAGCCGGGCGACGTCGTGGAGGCCGAGGTCGAGCTCGCCTGA
- a CDS encoding DNA polymerase Y family protein: protein MSSAPRLLVLHVPDWAVRAQAREHRVPESEPVALIAAGAVTACTAAARAQGVRIGMRQREAQGRCPGLRIEREEPAIAARAFEAVLAALEEALPGWHPLSPGTAAVRARGPARYYGGELAAARTVVGIVAGVGATGARVGVADGLFAAELAARGTGGAESSAVRIVPAGGAGDFLAPLPVSALGDPELASLLPRLGIRTLGAFTALDEGDVAARFGPLGARLHALARGRDPRPATPRIPPRDIDAVVDFEPPVERVDEVAFGVRAACDDFVRALLGERLVCTALRVELTGENGELDERVWLHPRSFSSAEVVDRVRWQLQATEVLRSPVARVRVSPDAVDPVHVHESGLWGTGPDERVHSVLSRVQGMVGHRGVLTPQLAGGRRPADRQTLVPWGDRASVSRGREHPWPGALPDPPPTTVYAVPRPLRVEDVHGRPVTVDDRGRVSAAPAVIVSQTGTRRDLTAWAGPWPLEERWWDPATARAAHRVQAVDASGCAWLLVLDGEGWWAEGRYD, encoded by the coding sequence ATGAGCTCCGCGCCCCGCCTCCTCGTGCTCCACGTGCCCGACTGGGCCGTGCGCGCGCAGGCGCGCGAGCACCGCGTGCCCGAGTCGGAGCCCGTCGCGCTCATCGCCGCGGGCGCCGTCACGGCGTGCACCGCCGCGGCCCGCGCGCAGGGCGTGCGCATCGGCATGCGGCAACGCGAGGCGCAGGGGCGGTGCCCCGGGCTGCGCATCGAACGCGAGGAGCCGGCGATCGCCGCGCGCGCCTTCGAGGCCGTGCTCGCGGCGCTCGAGGAGGCGCTGCCGGGCTGGCATCCGCTCTCCCCCGGCACGGCCGCCGTGCGCGCCCGCGGCCCCGCCCGCTACTACGGCGGCGAGCTCGCCGCCGCCCGCACCGTCGTCGGCATCGTCGCGGGCGTCGGCGCGACGGGCGCGCGCGTGGGCGTCGCCGACGGTCTGTTCGCCGCCGAGCTCGCGGCACGCGGCACGGGCGGGGCGGAGTCGAGCGCCGTGCGCATCGTCCCCGCGGGCGGGGCGGGCGACTTCCTCGCCCCGCTCCCCGTCTCGGCGCTCGGCGACCCCGAGCTCGCGTCGCTCCTGCCGCGCCTCGGCATCCGCACCCTCGGCGCCTTCACGGCTCTCGACGAGGGGGATGTCGCCGCCCGCTTCGGTCCGCTCGGCGCGCGGCTGCACGCGCTCGCCCGCGGACGCGATCCCCGCCCCGCGACCCCCCGCATCCCGCCGCGCGACATCGACGCCGTCGTCGACTTCGAGCCCCCCGTCGAGCGCGTCGACGAGGTCGCGTTCGGCGTGCGCGCCGCGTGCGACGACTTCGTACGCGCCCTGCTCGGCGAGCGGCTCGTGTGCACGGCCCTGCGCGTCGAGCTCACGGGCGAGAACGGCGAGCTCGACGAGCGCGTGTGGCTGCACCCGCGCTCCTTCTCGTCGGCCGAGGTCGTCGACCGCGTGCGCTGGCAGCTGCAGGCCACCGAGGTGCTGCGCTCGCCCGTCGCCCGCGTGCGTGTGAGCCCCGACGCCGTCGACCCCGTGCACGTGCACGAGTCGGGACTGTGGGGCACGGGCCCCGACGAGCGCGTGCACTCGGTGCTCTCGCGCGTGCAGGGCATGGTGGGGCACCGCGGCGTGCTCACGCCGCAGCTCGCGGGCGGCCGCCGCCCCGCCGACCGGCAGACGCTCGTGCCGTGGGGCGACCGCGCCTCCGTCTCCCGTGGGCGCGAGCATCCGTGGCCGGGCGCCCTGCCCGACCCGCCGCCCACGACCGTCTACGCCGTGCCGCGCCCGCTGCGCGTGGAAGACGTGCACGGCCGACCCGTGACGGTCGACGACCGCGGCCGGGTGAGCGCCGCGCCCGCCGTCATCGTGTCGCAGACGGGCACCCGCCGCGACCTCACCGCGTGGGCGGGCCCGTGGCCCCTCGAGGAGCGCTGGTGGGATCCGGCCACGGCTCGCGCCGCGCATCGCGTGCAGGCCGTCGACGCGAGCGGATGCGCGTGGCTGCTCGTGCTCGACGGCGAGGGCTGGTGGGCCGAGGGGCGGTACGACTGA